A single Neospora caninum Liverpool complete genome, chromosome VIIb DNA region contains:
- a CDS encoding putative zinc finger (CCCH type) protein, translating into MACAPLLTEDDLLRFRTKACLRLAQGSCSFGLDRCQYCHSSVWTRRSPFFPVGAHQQRNQDDRPQGTVALLRYLPVACSNLIVSDGNITAVPCHRGQSCPFAHSRDEIVYHPLLYKTEECDNHETSRCNTYYCWKAHGTKERRKPPKLRLGLIKGVDVQVFYPGITVVQLNSSGQKPISGKGKSSETSKGCGGGQCKVNPNSGTDAQAYSQKVAEMLQRSAETVIGINSKPAATGPHGPGEESDDRCVTVGNAAALIAVMRLQANWLLGKNSDMNVEECRAEGKHPKNFAEIASEEGYAEGDMFGCLHSAAVASSSPYRRTNGEFDRLPNWRRLAADQSHTVTRANSDGELLLSPGGRSSRQGSEQSCSRTVSTSGCDNTYEGGSFLQVPPAIKTDSAVDDEMPILDLARCESTWVRKACEGETQVASETAFNDAKMSECRPVSVQLHKHSSQLLEPRASDSPRLSAATGDTESRFEDGMSLPPRQIWAQKVIASRAVNGRDTRRLESRAVTAGSSIEESQIDGGRYTRRDGEEYAEGPRFLSSRAYGDKRQATDSTFGGSSRSASGEKLVQGDEIWGGQDALDVGANFSGGRPVSAIMGQQEINRGQTAQRNEGIETARPQLRQAVNALEFIKDGNAEDFKNDFLLAVTKEVRFMHSHSAGSPTSFRFSP; encoded by the exons GCGAAATCAAGACGATCGTCCCCAGGGTACGGTGGCGCTGCTGCGTTACTTGCCAGTCGCGTGTAGCAACCTCATTGTATCCGATGGAAACATCACAGCGGTCCCTTGCCATCGTGGTCAGAGCTGTCCGTTTGCCCACAGTCGAGACGAGATAGTCTACCATCCCCTGCTGTACAAG ACTGAAGAATGCGACAATCACGAGACTTCCAGGTGCAACACATACTATTGCTGGAAGGCGCATGGCacgaaagaaagacggaaaccgCCGAAGCTGAGACTGGGCTTGATTAAAGGAGTTGACG TTCAGGTTTTCTACCCCGGCATAACAGTGGTTCAGCTGAACTCTTCCGGGCAAAAGCCCATTTCTGGCAAGGGCAAATCTAGCGAGACATCGAAAGGTTGCGGTGGAGGCCAGTGTAAAGTAAACCC TAACTCAGGAACGGACGCGCAAGCGTATTCTCAAAAGGTAGCCGAAATGCTCCAACGATCGGCAGAAACTGTCATCGGCATAAATTCGAAGCCAGCCGCGACGGGACCTCACGGGCCAGGTGAAGAATCGGATGACCGTTGCGTGACAGTAGGGAATGCCGCTGCATTGATCGCTGTGATGAGGTTGCAGGCAAATTGGTTGCTAGGGAAGAACAGCGACATGAATGTAGAGGAATGTCGAGCCGAAGGCAAGCATCCCAAGAATTTTGCGGAAATCGCCTCGGAGGAGGGCTATGCAGAGGGAGACATGTTCGGGTGTCTGCATTCCGCTGCAGTGGCCTCATCCAGCCCCTATCGTAGGACAAACGGGGAGTTCGACAGGCTACCAAACTGGAGACGCCTAGCAGCCGACCAGTCACACACGGTTACCCGCGCAAACAGTGATGGTgagcttcttctgtctcctggtGGTAGAAGCAGTCGACAGGGGTCAGAACAAAGCTGCTCGAGGACAGTGAGCACCTCAGGATGTGACAACACTTACGAGGGTGGTTCGTTTCTTCAGGTTCCCCCTGCCATTAAAACGGATTCCGCAGTGGACGACGAAATGCCCATTTTGGATTTGGCCCGTTGTGAATCGACTTGGGTCCGGAAAGCGTGTGAGGGTGAAACACAGGTTGCGAGTGAGACGGCTTTCAATGATGCCAAAATGTCAGAATGCAGGCCCGTAAGCGTCCAGCTCCACAAGCATAGTTCCCAGCTCCTGGAGCCACGTGCCTCCGACTCGCCGAGATTATCCGCAGCCACGGGCGATACAGAATCCCGATTCGAGGACGGGATGTCGCTGCCACCGCGACAGATTTGGGCCCAAAAGGTCATCGCTAGTCGAGCTGTCAACGGTCGGGACACGCGTAGGCTCGAGTCACGAGCAGTGACCGCAGGGAGCTCGATTGAGGAAAGTCAGATTGACGGCGGCCGTTATACACGTAGAGATGGGGAAGAGTACGCGGAAGGCCCCAGATTCCTTTCAAGTAGAGCGTACGGAGATAAACGACAGGCAACAGATTCAACCTTCGGCGGTAGTAGCCGCTCTGCCAGTGGCGAGAAACTCGTCCAGGGAGACGAAATTTGGGGCGGACAGGATGCGCTGGATGTAGGTGCAAACTTCTCGGGGGGCCGTCCGGTGTCGGCTATAATGGGACAGCAGGAGATCAACAGGGGACAAACAGCCCAGAGAAATGAGGGTATTGAGACTGCCAGGCCGCAGCTGAGGCAAGCTGTAAATGCTTTGGAGTTCATCAAGGATGGCAACGCCGAGGACTTCAAAAACGATTTTCTTCTGGCTGTAACAAAGGAGGTACGGTTCATGCATAGCCACAGCGCAGGCTCGCCGACTTCTTTCAGGTTCTCACCCTAA